In Phocoena sinus isolate mPhoSin1 chromosome X, mPhoSin1.pri, whole genome shotgun sequence, a genomic segment contains:
- the TSR2 gene encoding pre-rRNA-processing protein TSR2 homolog isoform X5: protein MTNEFDTVVEDGSLPQVSQQLQTMFHHFQRGDRAALKEMASLITQRKCKVRATALTTARETDEDDDANSVEEMEVAATNDGAATHGVCPQPGPDSQTIKEEEIVEDGWTIVRRKK, encoded by the exons ATGACAAACGAGTTTGATACGGTTGTGGAGGATGGGAGTCTGCCCCAG GTGAGCCAGCAGCTACAGACCATGTTCCACCACTTCCAGAGGGGTGATAGGGCTGCTCTGAAGGAGATGGCCTCTCTCATCACCCAAAGAAAGTGCAAGGTCAGAGCCACCGCACTGACGACAGCCAGAGAGactgatgaggatgatgatgCAAACAGCGTGGAGGAGATGGAG GTCGCAGCTACGAATGATGGGGCAGCTACACATGGGGTCTGCCCCCAGCCTGGTCCAGACTCCCAGACTATTAAGGAAGAGGAGATAGTGGAGGATGGCTGGACCATTGTCCGGAGAAAGAAATGA
- the TSR2 gene encoding pre-rRNA-processing protein TSR2 homolog isoform X1, with translation MMAGAAEDLRALFGVAVRAALEAWPALQIAVENGFGGVHSQEKAEWLGGAVEEYFFRNADLELDEVEDFLGELMTNEFDTVVEDGSLPQVSISWIQLLSPCLQPFFSLAVCFRPILLAVTILFLSPVQERSMTPYCLSLVFPGFSNLASSISLYTSFSARSVRHPISRTHQARYISTPALVNITAPAGIAFPFYIFHLSNPVLVPSLLGGPPSMLQTLTEPFICGCFISELLGEERAPFSSGKFQTPPHSCCKHGLVVLVL, from the exons ATGATGGCGGGCGCTGCTGAAGATTTGCGAGCGCTCTTCGGGGTTGCTGTCCGCGCGGCGCTGGAGGCCTGGCCCGCCTTGCAG ATCGCTGTGGAGAACGGCTTCGGGGGTGTGCACAGCCAGGAGAAGGCTGAGTGGCTGGGGGGTGCAGTGGAGGAGTACTTCTTCCGCAATG CTGACTTGGAGCTAGATGAGGTGGAGGACTTCCTCGGGGAGCTAATGACAAACGAGTTTGATACGGTTGTGGAGGATGGGAGTCTGCCCCAGGTGAGCATATCGTGGATACAACTGCTGTCTCCCTGCCTGCAGCCTTTCTTCTCCCTAGCTGTCTGTTTTAGACCAATACTCTTGGCTGTAACCATTCTTTTCTTGAGTCCTGTGCAAGAACGTTCTATGACTCCCTATTGCCTGAGTCTAGTCTTCCCAGGCTTTTCAAATCTTGCCTCTTCTATTTCTCTCTATACATCATTCTCAGCTAGGTCTGTTCGTCACCCCATCTCAAGGACACATCAGGCCAGGTACATTTCCACCCCTGCTCTGGTTAACATTACTGCCCCCGCTGGGATTGCCTTCCCTTTTTACATCTTCCATCTTTCAAACCCAGTTCTAGTGCCTTCCCTGCTAGGAGGCCCTCCTTCCATGCTTCAGACCCTTACTGAGCCCTTCATATGTGGTTGCTTCATTAGTGAACTCCTTGGAGAGGAAAGAGCCCCATTCTCTTCTGGAAAATTCCAGACCCCTCCCCACTCTTGCTGCAAACACGGGCTGGTTGTATTGGTTCTCTAG
- the TSR2 gene encoding pre-rRNA-processing protein TSR2 homolog isoform X2 → MMAGAAEDLRALFGVAVRAALEAWPALQIAVENGFGGVHSQEKAEWLGGAVEEYFFRNADLELDEVEDFLGELMTNEFDTVVEDGSLPQVSQQLQTMFHHFQRGDRAALKEMASLITQRKCKVRATALTTARETDEDDDANSVEEMEVKGVPLGCGDADIFSLLEDQLVSQGSDGGGGDGGGGCIIQRGQETFLRSHSQSWQSWESLGLHWPQLGGVVFSSLLYFSSRSQLRMMGQLHMGSAPSLVQTPRLLRKRR, encoded by the exons ATGATGGCGGGCGCTGCTGAAGATTTGCGAGCGCTCTTCGGGGTTGCTGTCCGCGCGGCGCTGGAGGCCTGGCCCGCCTTGCAG ATCGCTGTGGAGAACGGCTTCGGGGGTGTGCACAGCCAGGAGAAGGCTGAGTGGCTGGGGGGTGCAGTGGAGGAGTACTTCTTCCGCAATG CTGACTTGGAGCTAGATGAGGTGGAGGACTTCCTCGGGGAGCTAATGACAAACGAGTTTGATACGGTTGTGGAGGATGGGAGTCTGCCCCAG GTGAGCCAGCAGCTACAGACCATGTTCCACCACTTCCAGAGGGGTGATAGGGCTGCTCTGAAGGAGATGGCCTCTCTCATCACCCAAAGAAAGTGCAAGGTCAGAGCCACCGCACTGACGACAGCCAGAGAGactgatgaggatgatgatgCAAACAGCGTGGAGGAGATGGAGGTGAAGGGGGTGCCTCTTGGGTGTGGAGATGCAGATATTTTCAGTCTTCTGGAAGATCAGCTAGTTTCACAGGGAagtgatgggggtggtggtgatggtggtggtggttgtattATCCAGAGAGGGCAGGAAactttcctaaggtcacacagccagtcctGGCAAAGCTGGGAGAGCCTGGGTCTCCATTGGCCACAGTTGGGAGGTGTTGTATTTAGCTCTCTCTTGTATTTCTCCTCCAGGTCGCAGCTACGAATGATGGGGCAGCTACACATGGGGTCTGCCCCCAGCCTGGTCCAGACTCCCAGACTATTAAGGAAGAGGAGATAG
- the TSR2 gene encoding pre-rRNA-processing protein TSR2 homolog isoform X4, whose product MTVGSVLSLKELYHLVRDPADLELDEVEDFLGELMTNEFDTVVEDGSLPQVSQQLQTMFHHFQRGDRAALKEMASLITQRKCKVRATALTTARETDEDDDANSVEEMEVAATNDGAATHGVCPQPGPDSQTIKEEEIVEDGWTIVRRKK is encoded by the exons ATGACAGTAGGCAGTGTCCTTTCTCTCAAGGAACTTTACCATCTAGTGAGGGATCCAG CTGACTTGGAGCTAGATGAGGTGGAGGACTTCCTCGGGGAGCTAATGACAAACGAGTTTGATACGGTTGTGGAGGATGGGAGTCTGCCCCAG GTGAGCCAGCAGCTACAGACCATGTTCCACCACTTCCAGAGGGGTGATAGGGCTGCTCTGAAGGAGATGGCCTCTCTCATCACCCAAAGAAAGTGCAAGGTCAGAGCCACCGCACTGACGACAGCCAGAGAGactgatgaggatgatgatgCAAACAGCGTGGAGGAGATGGAG GTCGCAGCTACGAATGATGGGGCAGCTACACATGGGGTCTGCCCCCAGCCTGGTCCAGACTCCCAGACTATTAAGGAAGAGGAGATAGTGGAGGATGGCTGGACCATTGTCCGGAGAAAGAAATGA
- the TSR2 gene encoding pre-rRNA-processing protein TSR2 homolog isoform X3 has translation MMAGAAEDLRALFGVAVRAALEAWPALQIAVENGFGGVHSQEKAEWLGGAVEEYFFRNADLELDEVEDFLGELMTNEFDTVVEDGSLPQVSQQLQTMFHHFQRGDRAALKEMASLITQRKCKVRATALTTARETDEDDDANSVEEMEVAATNDGAATHGVCPQPGPDSQTIKEEEIVEDGWTIVRRKK, from the exons ATGATGGCGGGCGCTGCTGAAGATTTGCGAGCGCTCTTCGGGGTTGCTGTCCGCGCGGCGCTGGAGGCCTGGCCCGCCTTGCAG ATCGCTGTGGAGAACGGCTTCGGGGGTGTGCACAGCCAGGAGAAGGCTGAGTGGCTGGGGGGTGCAGTGGAGGAGTACTTCTTCCGCAATG CTGACTTGGAGCTAGATGAGGTGGAGGACTTCCTCGGGGAGCTAATGACAAACGAGTTTGATACGGTTGTGGAGGATGGGAGTCTGCCCCAG GTGAGCCAGCAGCTACAGACCATGTTCCACCACTTCCAGAGGGGTGATAGGGCTGCTCTGAAGGAGATGGCCTCTCTCATCACCCAAAGAAAGTGCAAGGTCAGAGCCACCGCACTGACGACAGCCAGAGAGactgatgaggatgatgatgCAAACAGCGTGGAGGAGATGGAG GTCGCAGCTACGAATGATGGGGCAGCTACACATGGGGTCTGCCCCCAGCCTGGTCCAGACTCCCAGACTATTAAGGAAGAGGAGATAGTGGAGGATGGCTGGACCATTGTCCGGAGAAAGAAATGA